The Ictalurus furcatus strain D&B chromosome 5, Billie_1.0, whole genome shotgun sequence genome includes a region encoding these proteins:
- the LOC128607364 gene encoding hereditary hemochromatosis protein homolog, whose translation MKRLHVLVNLLTFLSSANTGSHSLCSVATFIIGETPFPEFTLLIMLDDITVSSYDSDTQKTVMRVNRTINNEEQDFCSLLFGKLHKNMRERAHLLKQHFNCSKGVHVEQRLDCCELLSNNVQGQMKMIDSFDGLSGFVMDYNIHQHSLHTDIKWPISFDTLQYEYHKALYLKFLQPLCTTTLQTLLKELRNYALRKVKPRVRLMKQQFNSQSGGARLTCLATGFYPRHINMTLLKDGQGIPEHLFTVDDLLPNTDGTYQMRKTVEISKEELQQKHNYTCTATHLNQDNKMDVYWEMLLTGDRPGPNITVIITSILFVCVIAPAAAFLLCKRRRAVSQASSQTDYSSASTTEEQETREK comes from the exons ATGAAGAGACTTCACGTTTTAGTAAACCTTCTCACATTTTTATCATCTGCCAACACAG GTTCCCACTCGTTGTGCTCGGTGGCGACGTTCATCATAGGAGAGACGCCTTTCCCAGAGTTCACCCTCCTGATAATGCTGGATGATATAACAGTCTCAAGCTACGATTCAGATACGCAAAAGACAGTTATGAGAGTGAACAGAACGATAAATAATGAAGAGCAAGATTTTTGCAGTTTGCTATTTGGAAAACTGCACAAGAATATGCGGGAACGAGCACATCTTCTTAAGCAGCACTTTAACTGCTCTAAAG GCGTCCATGTGGAACAAAGGCTGGACTGTTGTGAATTACTGAGCAATAACGTGCAAGGGCAAATGAAGATGATTGATTCTTTTGATGGCTTGAGCGGATTTGTGATGGACTATAATATACACCAGCATTCGCTCCACACCGATATAAAATGGCCAATAAGCTTTGACACATTGCAGTATGAATATCACAAGGCACTGTACCTCAAATTTCTGCAACCTTTATGCACAACAACTTTACAAACATTACTTAAAGAGTTGAGGAATTATGCACTGAGGAAAG TGAAGCCCAGAGTGAGACTTATGAAGCAGCAATTCAACTCACAGTCCGGAGGGGCTCGTCTGACCTGCCTGGCCACTGGTTTTTACCCACGACACATTAACATGACGCTGCTGAAGGACGGCCAGGGCATTCCCGAGCACCTCTTCACTGTGGATGATCTTTTGCCCAATACAGACGGAACCTATCAAATGAGGAAGACTGTTGAGATCAGCAAGGAAGAGCTCCAACAGAAACATAACTACACCTGCACGGCTACGCACCTCAACCAGGACAACAAGATGGATGTTTACTGGG AAATGCTGCTCACAGGTGACAGACCCGGTCCAAACATTACTGTCATCATCACCAGTAtactatttgtgtgtgtgatcgcACCAGCAGCTGCCTTCCTCTTATGTAAGAGAAGGCGTGCAG TTTCTCAAGCGTCCTCTCAGACAGACTACTCTTCTGCCTCGA cCACGGAGGAGCAGGAGACCCGTGAAAAGTAG
- the setd1bb gene encoding histone-lysine N-methyltransferase SETD1B-A — protein MMSESGEKEGQGDNECVESGAERTQNWSSYKLLVDPALDGGKEKLYRYDGLHFSAPNPGIHPPEVRDPRIARFWTKFKETNLPVPKFKIDENYVGPPKEVTIARLNDNIKAGFLTDMCRRFGEIQEVEVLFNPKNKKHLGIAKVIFESVRGANDAVQKLHSTSVMGNLIHVELDPRGEKRMRYFQLLVSGLYTPFTLPLGEEAWGPQSPTYSSDSHNEYDPVKRLSHGLLSSSSVLLGSTPFDCSTPMSMDTAYSSMHQDTPCSFWQDTPHGSPMSHSNPGTPQHCEGLANTTDTQDDTHTSKNIPYSTPFINSESQHTHHKPHLVQLTPHTPNTRQGSLINITQISKGHMVSGGQSHKVSRAPQGGHRGRAWGTKYQNAYNRRPEHHYVHRPGFNRSHYRSGCNLVPLVTFQGPSAAQTQPGKSLAPFIQCSSSTNKPTGQTATEASIGNMDKEPILPVSQGRNLHQIQTLCSQPLGKTLDVPQKTPHNIFNSPPHVPEVQQQDTAVIQTPEQCVSPEPETSPSTGSFPPEPVPSSLDSRIKMLLGPQSPDSEENEMNSNSEDWVPPTIPQRSSKSGPPSPRSPDVSAQQTSFTLGFEDVSPFPFPDTAEEREEPQPSNEHPSKIPVISTFCSARPAQQPSHQTATIKLSLREGENSEQPLGPGTCSSPVFSMPPPPVLLPPPPPGFPTLPPPVLPPMCGPAHRLLPPVPVRLTSPPPNLSVSPSTFYLAPKLPMGQVNRPPRCTTPSAPLPIPTRITQGKSQTVFPPPFAIRPPLTHFPGVDGVRHAPCPTFNSAAIPGYRALGPPVLLPVFDPSVPPPGYFPVRESLHKATVDGVMAAVAAELRVIVKKDIHRRMVEGVAFAAFDQWWDEREHSAKISMVPVKSGESKEKEPVKLKVLHPWQTVESTGSEGTILGTGLGLGLRSALKLPSFKVKRKAPSGDDPVEDKKSGPSCSPDHTLSEEAEAGQETRIQNEEVDKPRKEQGVPVVKRRHARPLELDSEEDEEQEEEEKEENSGIVEDLGSEQEDSKKPKNSNTEQEEDEDETEDEGDRKEGRFSAVNGERREGRLSAVREDETHSDKEVISIASSESSSIVDYESTLSSRSDLSSSDESRYSSDGGESEEDYADDGESPLSETPEEERAVEEIWISSDEDLEEHVSRTPAPSSVNSWEDELDPPLTPSAPLSNDGDPDDTLLGTDPQGELRVQVFLHSYGCQDPVTQHLSNKLELSDPALLPSALELELQCPPSPAYREFSSNETELEDSGYTNELIEDSGNLRPPTPTGSLSESEPELELRHRLSPPAADEVELPCTPGGGFETETETLVLSPAPTTPLPPPPSPTGFHLFPSPPLHLSPLPFPSSYPAYEETPKTPGRNNREEQIHHTAVITRDAVLRMATHSPFSPSYLSVSPHTGSGVPRTPGRDTNPSSPLSEDSEVNVQQREHWRGRRPRYSHQIHVHITSSSPYSSDSSSSETQDLSFSTNRFSRFDIAHLRKRRERMQRRRRMILSQRNRQNKDDIQHTPVRSLFTKSSSCDAAPDLSLELAAQAKKPLQGLENRLENRIYQGPLENPRLPEPLFPWRKRKSWPHTSLFAPRSKRRERLLINAVWTKGVNMEEIRHLKASYETMLLQNNTFDWLRSTHWVPHPPSSVPLEWPPKLQSGVRYHMTGSARTEGFYVISKTDKLRYLQHTHASSGELTADSQNAPAQLPSSSRSGSDFRAEQRRLLSSFSCDSDLLKFNQLKFRKKRLRFSRSHIHDWGLFAEEPIAADEMVIEYVGQSIRQVIADMRERRYEHEGIGSSYLFRVDQDTIIDATKCGNLARFINHSCNPNCYAKVITVEAKKKIVIYSRQPISVNEEITYDYKFPIEDEKIPCLCGAENCRGTLN, from the exons ATGATGAGCGAAAGCGGCGAGAAGGAGGGACAGGGAGATAACG AATGTGTTGAGTCTGGAGCGGAAAGAACACAGAACTGGAGCAGCTACAAACTGCTTGTTGATCCAGCGTTGGATGGTGGAAAGGAAAAGCTCTACCGCTATGATGGACTGCATTTCAGCGCACCT AATCCTGGAATTCACCCGCCAGAAGTTAGAGACCCCAGAATTGCTCGCTTTTGGACCAAGTTTAAAGAGACAAATCTTCCAGTCCCCAAGTTCAAG ATTGATGAGAATTACGTTGGCCCACCGAAGGAGGTGACAATCGCCAGGCTGAATGACAACATCAAGGCCGGATTCTTAACGGACATGTGCCGAAGGTTTGGAGAGATCCAAGAGGTGGAGGTTTTGTTCAATCCCAAGAATAAGAAACATTTAGGAATAGCCAAAGTCATTTTTGAAAGTGTCCGCGGGGCCAATGACGCGGTGCAAAAACTTCACAGTACTTCAGTTATGGGAAACCTCATTCATGTGGAGCTGGACCCAAGGG GCGAGAAGAGGATGCGATATTTCCAGCTGCTTGTCAGTGGGCTGTATACGCCCTTTACTCTTCCTTTAGGGGAAGAGGCTTGGGGACCACAGTCCCCCACCTACAGCTCTGACTCCCACAAT GAGTATGACCCGGTGAAGCGCCTGTCTCACGGGTTGCTGTCTTCATCTTCTGTGCTCCTTGGCTCCACCCCATTTGATTGCTCCACCCCTATGTCCATGGATACTGCCTATTCCAGCATGCATCAGGATACTCCATGTAGTTTCTGGCAGGATACGCCACACGGCTCACCTATGTCTCATAGTAACCCAGGAACTCCACAGCACTGCGAGGGCCTTGCAAACACAACAGATACACAGGATGATACACACACTTCAAAAAACATCCCATATTCGACCCCATTCATCAACTCTGAATCCCAACACACCCATCACAAACCTCACTTGGTCCAACTAACGCCGCATACACCAAATACGAGGCAGGGGTCTTTAATTAACATTACTCAAATTTCTAAAGGGCACATGGTATCAGGAGGCCAGTCCCACAAAGTCAGCAGGGCTCCTCAAGGTGGGCACAGGGGTCGTGCTTGGGGCACTAAATACCAGAATGCATATAACCGTAGGCCGGAGCATCACTACGTGCACAGACCTGGATTCAACAGATCTCACTATCGCTCGGGATGTAATCTAGTGCCTTTAGTTACATTTCAAGGACCTTCAGCTGCTCAGACACAACCGGGTAAGTCTCTGGCACCTTTTATCCAATGTAGTAGTAGCACAAATAAACCTACAGGACAAACAGCCACAGAAGCATCTATAGGAAATATGGACAAGGAACCAATTCTGCCAGTATCCCAGGGGCGCAACTTGCATCAAATACAAACATTGTGTTCACAGCCATTGGGGAAAACTTTGGATGTTCCTCAAAAAACACCTCATAACATCTTTAACTCTCCTCCTCATGTGCCTGAGGTACAACAGCAGGACACGGCTGTGATACAAACCCCAGAACAGTGTGTCTCCCCTGAGCCAGAGACAAGCCCTTCAACTGGGTCATTTCCTCCAGAACCAGTGCCAAGCAGCCTGGACTCTCGTATCAAGATGCTCCTGGGCCCTCAGAGTCCAGATTCAGAAGAGAATGAGATGAATTCAAACTCAGAAGATTGGGTTCCCCCAACCATTCCTCAACGGTCCTCCAAATCTGGTCCCCCTTCTCCTCGGTCCCCTGATGTCTCCGCACAGCAAACTTCATTTACATTGGGTTTTGAAGATGTGAGTCCTTTTCCTTTTCCGGACACGGCAGAGGAAAGAGAGGAACCTCAACCAAGTAATGAGCATCCGTCCAAGATACCTGTCATTTCAACCTTCTGTTCGGCACGCCCAGCTCAGCAACCTTCTCACCAAACAGCTACG ATTAAGCTGTCCCtaagagaaggagaaaattCAGAGCAGCCCCTTGGACCCGGGACCTGCTCTTCACCCGTATTCTCCATGCCTCCTCCTCCAGTTCTCCTCCCTCCACCGCCACCAGGCTTTCCTACCCTACCACCCCCAGTTCTGCCACCTATGTGTGGACCTGCCCATCGTTTACTGCCCCCTGTACCAGTCCGACTCACTTCCCCTCCTCCTAACCTCTCTGTATCTCCATCGACTTTCTACCTGGCACCAAAGCTCCCCATGGGACAAGTGAACAGGCCCCCAAGGTGTACGACTCCTTCTGCGCCTCTTCCTATCCCAACAAGAATAACCCAGGGGAAATCCCAGACTGTTTTCCCACCTCCTTTTGCCATTCGTCCTCCCCTGACACACTTTCCAGGTGTGGATGGAGTCCGACATGCACCATGTCCGACTTTTAATTCAGCTGCTATCCCAGGCTACAGAGCACTAGGGCCACCCGTACTCCTACCTGTGTTTGACCCCTCGGTGCCACCTCCGGGCTACTTCCCTGTGAGAGAGTCGCTCCACAAGGCCACGGTGGATGGAGTGATGGCTGCCGTTGCTGCAGAACTCAGGGTCATAGTGAAAAAAGACATTCATCGCAGGATGGTTGAAGGAGTTGCCTTTGCAGCATTTGATCAGTGGTGGGATGAGAGGGAACACTCAGCTAAG ATATCGATGGTTCCTGTGAAATCTGGAGAAAGTAAAGAGAAAGAGCCCGTGAAGCTTAAAGTTTTGCATCCATGGCAGACTGTGGAGAGTACGGGGTCAGAGGGCACGATACTGGGCACAGGACTGGGTTTGGGCCTCCGCTCTGCCCTCAAATTGCCTTCATTTAAG gtGAAACGGAAGGCTCCATCTGGTGACGACCCTGTGGAGGATAAAAAGTCAGGCCCCTCCTGTTCACCTgatcacacactctcagagGAAGCAG AAGCAGGACAGGAGACACGTATTCAGAATGAAGAAGTGGACAAGCCCCGGAAGGAACAGGGAGTCCCTGTGGTGAAACGGCGCCACGCCAGACCTCTGGAGCTGGACAGTGAAGAGGATGAGgaacaggaggaggaagagaaggaggagaactCTGGGATTGTAGAGGACTTGGGTTCTGAACAAGAGGATAGCAAGAAACCAAAGaattcaaacactgaacag gaggaggatgaggacgagACAGAAGACGAAGGTGACAGAAAAGAGGGGAGGTTTTCAGCTGTGAACggagaaaggagagaagggAGGCTTTCAGCTGTGAGAGAAGATGAAACTCACTCAGACAAAG AGGTAATTAGCATAGCGTCATCAGAATCCTCCTCCATCGTCGATTATGAATCCACACTCTCCTCAAGATCTGACTTGAGTTCCTCTGACGAGAGCCGTTACTCCTCTGACGGCGGGGAGTCTGAGGAAGATTATGCGGATGATGGGGAAAGTCCATTATCTGAAACACCTGAAGAGGAGAGAGCGGTGGAGGAGATTTGGATCTCGTCAGATGAAGACCTTGAAGAACATGTATCTCGCACGCCTGCTCCTTCTTCTGTGAACTCCTGGGAGGACGAGCTCGACCCACCCCTGACTCCGTCTGCTCCACTGTCCAATGATGGCGACCCAGATGACACACTGCTAG GCACTGATCCACAGGGAGAGCTGCGAGTGCAAGTGTTTCTGCACAGCTACGGCTGCCAGGATCCAGTCACACAGCATTTATCTAACAAACTCGAGCTGTCTGACCCGGCTCTGCTTCCTTCAGCCCTCGAGCTGGAGCTGCAGTGTCCGCCATCGCCAGCTTATAGAGAGTTCTCCTCGA ATGAGACAGAACTGGAGGATTCAGGTTACACAAATGAATTAATTGAGGATTCTGGGAACCTCAGACCCCCCACACCAACAGGCTCCCTGTCGGAAAGCGAGCCCGAGCTCGAGCTTAGGCACAGGTTATCGCCGCCCGCTGCCGACGAGGTGGAACTGCCCTGTACTCCTGGAGGAGGTTTTGAAACAGAGACCGAAACTCTTGTTTTATCTCCGGCTCCTAccactcctctccctcctccgcCTTCTCCCACGGGTTTCCATCTTTTCCCCTCTCCTCCACTGCACTTGTCTCCTCTTCCTTTCCCATCCTCTTATCCTGCCTATGAGGAAACTCCTAAAACTCCAGGCAGGAATAACAGAGAGGAGCAGATACATCATACAGCAGTGATCACGCGAGATGCAGTGCTCAGGATGGCAACGCACAGCCCATTCTCTCCATCCTATCTGTCAGTATCACCTCACACAGGAAGCGGGGTTCCCAGAACTCCGGGACGAGACACGAATCCATCCTCGCCCCTTTCTGAGGACAGCGAGGTCAATGTTCAGCAGAGGGAGCATTGGCGAGGTCGGCGTCCACGCTATTCGCACCAGATCCACGTCCACATCACCAGCTCCTCACCTTACTCCTCGGATTCCTCAAGTTCAGAGACACAAGATTTGAGCTTCTCTACAAATCGGTTCTCACGTTTCGATATTGCACATCTCAGAAAGCGAAGAGAACGGATGCAGCGTAGAAGGAGAATGATCCTCTCccagagaaacagacaaaacaagGATGATATTCAACACACGCCCGTGCGCAGTTTATTCACTAAGTCATCATCGTGTGACGCAGCTCCAGATTTGAGCCTGGAGTTGGCAGCTCAGGCCAAAAAGCCACTGCAGGGACTCGAGAACCGATTAGAAAACAGGATTTACCAGGGCCCACTGGAGAACCCGAGACTTCCTGAACCACTGTTCccatggagaaagagaaagtccTGGCCTCACACTTCTTTGTTTGCCCCTCGATCCAAACGGAGAGAAAGGCTTCTGATCAATGCTGTCTGGACTAAAGGAGTGAACATGGAGGAGATCCGGCATCTGAAGGCCTCATACGAGACGATGCTGCTGCAAAACAACACCTTCGACTGGCTCAGAAGCACACACTGGGTTCCTCATCCTC CGAGCAGCGTTCCTCTGGAATGGCCACCGAAATTGCAGAGTGGCGTTCGCTATCACATGACTGGGTCCGCGCGCACAGAGGGATTTTACGTCATCAGCAAGACTGACAAACTGCGCtacctccaacacacacacgcttcctCGGGAGAACTGACTGCAGACTCTCAG AACGCTCCAGCTCAGCTTCCCTCGTCGTCCCGTTCCGGATCGGATTTCCGAGCTGAACAGCGGCGCCTGCTCTCCTCCTTCAGCTGTGACAGCGACCTGCTCAAGTTCAACCAACTGAAG TTCCGTAAGAAGAGGCTGCGCTTCAGCAGGAGTCACATCCACGACTGGGGATTGTTTGCAGAGGAGCCGATAGCTGCTGATGAGATGGTGATCGAATACGTAGGCCAGAGTATACGGCAG GTGATAGCGGACATGCGTGAGAGACGTTACGAGCACGAAGGCATCGGCAGCAGCTACCTGTTCCGGGTCGACCAGGACACCATCATCGATGCGACCAAGTGCGGCAACCTGGCCAGGTTCATCAACCACAGCTGTAAC CCAAACTGCTACGCTAAAGTCATCACCGTAGAAGCCAAAAAGAAAATAGTCATCTATTCTCGCCAGCCGATCAGCGTCAACGAAGAGATCACGTATGATTATAAATTCCCCATCGAGGACGAGAAGATCCCCTGCCTATGTGGAGCCGAGAACTGCAGAGGAACCCTCAACTAG